A region of Streptomyces sp. NBC_01750 DNA encodes the following proteins:
- a CDS encoding sensor histidine kinase — MGEDTYAEGDTGAAASQLRLDELLNDPQAQAVARSPRDRVDPLLEAVLAVGSDLDLGVVLQQIVQSAADLVDARYGALGVIGEENGLSQFITVGMGDETIEQIGPYPQGRGILGLLIREPHSLRLVDLGEQPDASGFPAGHPPMRTFLGAPVRVREKVFGNLYLTEKRGGAEFGADDEAVLVTLAVAAGVAIDNARLYDAVQRRERWLMASGELTRALLSGIEPAEVLRNFTATVLEMADADVVTLAVPVPRTGNLVIEAAAGTDANRALGLVLSHTTLAGKVYSSGETITTQDWNADPRAERDTASTTLGPVFLVPLGTPEHVRGVLQVARHCGRPAFSDAAVAMIAGFANHAALALEIAGHRHDAERLLVLTDRDRIARDLHDLAIQRLFASGLSLQSTLAQVGDRPQVAERIARVVDDLDDTIKVIRSTIYGLQQRGRPEDTGLRSRLVAESNRASEALGFAPALRMTGLLDTLVPQAMADHLLAVLREALANAARHADATEVEIAAQVTSAHLTLRVTDNGRGTAPAGAHRSGLANLHTRAEELGGALVLAPNQPTGSVVDWSVPLSTDE; from the coding sequence GTGGGCGAGGACACGTATGCCGAGGGGGATACCGGGGCGGCGGCATCGCAGCTGCGGCTGGACGAGCTGCTGAACGACCCGCAGGCGCAGGCAGTCGCGCGTTCGCCCCGGGATCGCGTAGATCCGCTGCTGGAGGCGGTTCTGGCCGTCGGCAGCGACTTGGACCTTGGTGTTGTACTGCAGCAGATAGTGCAGTCCGCAGCCGACCTGGTTGATGCTCGGTACGGGGCCCTGGGCGTGATTGGTGAGGAGAATGGGCTCAGCCAGTTCATCACGGTCGGCATGGGCGACGAGACCATCGAGCAGATCGGGCCCTATCCGCAGGGCCGGGGCATCCTGGGGCTCCTGATCCGTGAACCGCACTCGCTGCGGCTGGTCGACCTGGGCGAGCAGCCCGATGCCTCCGGCTTCCCGGCCGGCCATCCACCGATGCGGACCTTCCTCGGTGCCCCCGTCCGGGTGCGTGAGAAGGTGTTCGGCAACTTGTACCTGACCGAGAAACGGGGCGGGGCCGAGTTCGGCGCCGATGACGAAGCGGTGCTGGTCACGCTGGCCGTGGCAGCCGGGGTGGCAATCGACAATGCTCGGCTGTACGACGCCGTCCAGCGTCGGGAACGCTGGCTGATGGCCAGCGGCGAACTGACCCGTGCCCTGCTGTCCGGCATTGAACCTGCCGAGGTACTGAGGAACTTCACCGCCACCGTCCTCGAGATGGCCGACGCCGACGTGGTCACCCTCGCCGTGCCCGTTCCTCGCACCGGCAATCTGGTGATCGAGGCCGCCGCCGGAACGGACGCGAATCGTGCCCTTGGACTGGTGTTGTCGCACACCACCTTGGCCGGGAAGGTCTACAGCTCAGGCGAGACGATCACCACCCAGGACTGGAACGCCGACCCCCGCGCCGAACGGGACACCGCTTCCACGACCCTGGGACCGGTCTTCCTGGTCCCCCTCGGTACGCCCGAACATGTGCGCGGTGTCCTGCAAGTCGCCCGCCACTGCGGCCGTCCCGCGTTCTCCGACGCGGCCGTGGCCATGATCGCCGGATTCGCCAACCATGCCGCTCTTGCCCTGGAGATCGCCGGACATCGGCACGACGCCGAACGCCTCCTCGTTCTGACCGACCGTGACCGCATCGCCCGTGATCTGCACGACCTGGCCATTCAGCGCCTGTTCGCCAGCGGTCTGAGCCTGCAGTCCACCCTCGCCCAGGTCGGCGACCGACCGCAGGTCGCCGAGCGCATTGCACGAGTCGTGGATGACCTCGACGACACCATCAAGGTCATCCGCTCCACCATTTACGGATTGCAACAGCGCGGTCGCCCCGAGGACACCGGGCTGCGCTCCCGCCTGGTGGCCGAATCGAACCGGGCATCTGAGGCGTTGGGATTCGCACCTGCGCTGCGCATGACCGGGCTGCTGGACACCCTGGTCCCGCAAGCCATGGCAGACCACCTTCTTGCAGTGCTCCGCGAAGCTCTCGCAAACGCCGCCCGGCACGCCGACGCCACCGAGGTGGAGATCGCCGCCCAGGTAACCTCGGCGCACCTTACGCTGCGGGTGACCGACAACGGCCGGGGTACTGCCCCCGCGGGCGCCCACCGCAGCGGCCTGGCCAACCTCCACACCCGCGCCGAGGAACTCGGAGGAGCTCTGGTCCTTGCGCCCAATCAGCCCACTGGCAGTGTCGTGGACTGGAGCGTTCCCCTTTCGACCGACGAGTGA
- a CDS encoding response regulator transcription factor: MTEDLETSPRKPIRVFLLDDHEVVRRGVSDLLDAEHDIEVVGEAGTTEQALARGPALRPDVAVLDVRLPDGDGITVCRELRSRIPDLACLMLTSFDDDDALLDAIMAGAAGYVLKEIKGSALVAAVRTVSSGQSMLDAATTTRLMSSLRGDSPQNIEAGALSGLSAREREILDLIGEGLTNSQIGKRLYLAEKTVKNNVSRLLAKLGVERRIQAAVMVTQAAPQAPVRRDR, from the coding sequence ATGACCGAGGACCTGGAAACTTCACCGCGGAAGCCGATTCGCGTATTCCTGCTCGACGACCACGAGGTCGTGCGGCGCGGGGTGAGCGACCTGCTCGACGCGGAGCACGATATCGAAGTCGTCGGTGAGGCGGGGACAACAGAACAGGCTCTTGCCAGAGGGCCGGCGCTGCGTCCTGACGTCGCCGTGCTGGATGTGCGGCTGCCGGACGGCGACGGGATCACGGTCTGCCGAGAACTGCGGTCAAGGATCCCGGACCTGGCATGTCTGATGCTGACCTCTTTCGACGACGACGACGCACTCCTCGACGCGATCATGGCGGGGGCCGCCGGCTATGTGCTGAAGGAGATCAAAGGGTCTGCGCTAGTTGCCGCGGTCCGCACCGTCTCCTCCGGCCAGTCGATGCTCGACGCAGCGACCACGACCCGTCTGATGAGTAGCCTCCGCGGCGACTCTCCGCAGAACATCGAAGCAGGCGCACTGTCCGGGCTCTCCGCCCGCGAACGGGAGATCCTCGATCTCATCGGAGAGGGACTGACCAACTCCCAGATCGGCAAACGGCTTTATCTCGCGGAGAAGACGGTCAAGAACAACGTCTCCCGCCTGCTCGCCAAGCTGGGCGTCGAGCGGCGCATCCAGGCTGCGGTCATGGTCACGCAGGCCGCTCCGCAGGCCCCCGTTCGGCGGGACCGCTGA
- a CDS encoding universal stress protein → MAGIDLTHSCDEVIEFAFEAALVRGVGLHVVHGYTLPSSYAIAAGGGTLIDDSGLVREREYALNTVLEPWREKSPDVAVRASSVSGQAVAHLVEAAADAPMLVIGRRERTSPLGMHLGSVAHGVIHHAACPVAVVPHA, encoded by the coding sequence GTGGCCGGCATCGACCTCACCCATTCCTGCGACGAGGTGATCGAATTCGCCTTCGAAGCGGCCCTCGTACGCGGCGTGGGCCTGCACGTCGTACACGGCTACACCTTGCCGTCGTCGTACGCGATCGCCGCCGGTGGGGGCACGCTCATCGACGATTCCGGGCTGGTCAGGGAACGTGAGTACGCGCTGAACACGGTCCTGGAGCCGTGGCGCGAAAAGAGCCCTGACGTTGCCGTCCGTGCCAGCAGCGTTTCGGGGCAGGCCGTCGCCCACCTGGTCGAAGCGGCTGCCGATGCGCCGATGCTGGTCATCGGCCGACGCGAGCGAACATCCCCCCTCGGAATGCATCTGGGGTCTGTGGCTCACGGCGTGATTCATCACGCAGCCTGCCCGGTGGCCGTCGTGCCCCACGCCTGA
- a CDS encoding universal stress protein — protein MPGTITVGLDGTDHALAAADWAAHEAARRGMDLRLVHAWVWRGTDTVYIGDRAMEERWVRNVLNEAEARVAKVYPDLNVTTELLVDDPVPTLVAEAARAEMLVLGSRGYGTLTGYLVGSVSLQVLRQATGPIVMVRGPRQTTVQQRFDEVVVGVQEAEEAGGPVLEFAFAAAAERGATLRAVRAWSIPSVLSWSPGSMWLADQAGGLEPLHKEILADALGPWRQKYPDVDVIEHVEIGAAAEVLLSNSSRASLVVVGRRTHDTGLRRLGSVTHAVLHHAPGAVAVVPHP, from the coding sequence ATGCCTGGCACCATCACTGTTGGACTGGACGGAACAGACCACGCCCTCGCCGCCGCGGACTGGGCGGCGCACGAGGCGGCGCGCCGGGGGATGGACCTGCGCCTCGTGCACGCCTGGGTGTGGCGCGGCACCGACACGGTGTACATCGGGGACCGTGCTATGGAGGAGCGGTGGGTGCGCAACGTGCTGAACGAGGCGGAAGCCCGCGTGGCCAAGGTGTACCCGGACCTGAACGTCACTACCGAGCTGCTGGTCGATGACCCCGTACCGACGCTCGTCGCCGAAGCCGCGCGGGCCGAGATGCTGGTGCTGGGCTCTCGCGGCTACGGCACGCTGACCGGCTATCTGGTCGGTTCTGTGTCTCTGCAGGTGCTGCGCCAGGCGACCGGGCCGATCGTCATGGTGCGCGGGCCGAGACAGACCACAGTGCAACAGCGCTTCGATGAGGTCGTCGTCGGCGTCCAGGAAGCAGAGGAAGCCGGCGGACCAGTCCTCGAGTTCGCCTTCGCGGCCGCCGCCGAACGCGGAGCGACGCTTCGAGCTGTACGCGCCTGGAGCATCCCGTCGGTCCTGTCCTGGAGTCCGGGATCGATGTGGCTGGCCGACCAGGCGGGTGGCTTGGAGCCGCTGCACAAGGAGATCCTGGCCGACGCCCTGGGGCCCTGGCGCCAGAAGTACCCCGATGTGGATGTCATCGAGCATGTCGAGATCGGCGCAGCCGCGGAGGTTCTGCTGTCTAACAGCAGCCGCGCGAGCCTCGTGGTCGTCGGACGCCGCACCCACGACACGGGCCTGCGCCGTCTTGGCTCAGTTACCCATGCTGTTCTCCACCACGCGCCCGGTGCGGTCGCGGTCGTACCGCACCCCTGA
- a CDS encoding universal stress protein encodes MPVVAGVSQSDASRTGLAWASDEAVLRQLPLRLVHALEWPPGADPAPHVPHPERTWSAHFRSGGEAVLREAVEFVHARHPGLEVEARSADGPRARVLVEQGADAALLVVGAKRLNVAEQLFTVSPLGVTLTAHAGCPVVVAREPEHAVGEPPVVVVGVDGSANSRDAMEFAFEEAAVSGARLRAVMVRYVHRERAVGGERADVENRSRTELSEATAGWREKYPEVEVDYRVRYGHPARALAHTAANARCLVVGSRGLGGFRGMLLGSVSHVLLHQATCPLIVVPPREGIAAY; translated from the coding sequence ATGCCCGTAGTCGCCGGAGTCAGCCAATCCGACGCAAGCAGAACCGGCCTTGCCTGGGCCTCGGACGAAGCCGTGCTGCGGCAACTGCCGCTGCGGCTGGTACACGCGCTGGAATGGCCGCCGGGAGCAGACCCCGCCCCCCACGTCCCCCACCCGGAGCGCACCTGGAGCGCCCATTTCCGGTCCGGCGGAGAGGCGGTGCTGCGTGAGGCTGTGGAGTTCGTCCACGCACGCCATCCGGGCTTGGAGGTCGAGGCGCGTTCCGCTGACGGTCCGCGAGCCCGGGTGCTGGTGGAACAGGGTGCGGATGCCGCTCTGTTGGTGGTGGGTGCGAAGCGGCTGAACGTGGCGGAGCAGCTGTTCACCGTCTCCCCCCTTGGGGTCACCCTCACCGCCCATGCCGGGTGCCCGGTAGTGGTGGCCCGCGAACCCGAGCACGCCGTCGGCGAGCCGCCCGTGGTCGTCGTGGGGGTCGATGGGTCCGCCAATTCCCGCGATGCCATGGAGTTCGCCTTCGAAGAGGCCGCGGTGTCCGGGGCTCGATTGCGCGCGGTCATGGTGCGCTACGTGCATCGCGAGCGCGCGGTAGGCGGCGAGCGGGCCGATGTCGAGAATCGCTCCAGGACCGAGCTGTCGGAAGCGACAGCGGGCTGGCGGGAGAAGTACCCGGAGGTTGAGGTTGACTATCGGGTGAGGTATGGCCACCCGGCGCGGGCCTTGGCCCACACGGCCGCAAATGCGCGGTGCCTGGTGGTCGGGTCCCGCGGGCTCGGCGGCTTTCGCGGCATGCTGCTCGGCTCGGTGAGCCACGTGCTCCTCCATCAGGCGACCTGCCCTCTGATCGTGGTACCGCCGCGGGAAGGCATAGCCGCATACTGA
- the exaC gene encoding acetaldehyde dehydrogenase ExaC: protein MTRYAAPGSDGAIVSYQSRYDHWIGGEYVPPAGGQYFENPSPVNGRPFTEIARGTAEDVERALDAAHAAAPGWGRTSAEARAGILNKIADRMEANLEQLAVAESWENGKPVRETLAADIPLAIDHFRYFAGVLRAQEGSLSEVDDDTIAYHFHEPLGVVGQIIPWNFPILMATWKLAPALAAGNAVVLKPAEQTPASIHFWMSLVADLLPPGVVNIVNGFGVEAGKPLASSPRVAKIAFTGETTTGRLIMQYASENIKPVTLELGGKSPNIFFDDVWAADDDFRDKALEGFTMFALNQGEVCTCPSRALIQRGHYSEFLEAGIARTEKIVSGHPLDTDTMIGAQASNDQLQKILSYLDIGQQEGAKILTGGQRIEYEGELAGGYYVQPTIFEGDNRMRVFQEEIFGPVVAVTSFSDFDDAIKTANDTLYGLGAGVWTRDINTAYRAGRAIQAGRVWTNCYHAYPAHAAFGGYKQSGIGRENHRMMLDHYQQTKNLLVSYSPKKLGFF, encoded by the coding sequence ATGACCCGATACGCAGCGCCGGGCAGCGACGGCGCGATCGTCTCGTACCAGTCCCGCTACGACCACTGGATCGGCGGCGAGTACGTCCCGCCGGCCGGTGGCCAGTACTTCGAGAACCCGAGCCCGGTCAACGGCCGTCCCTTCACCGAGATCGCCCGCGGCACCGCCGAGGACGTCGAACGCGCCCTGGACGCGGCGCACGCCGCCGCACCCGGCTGGGGCCGCACCTCCGCCGAGGCACGCGCGGGGATCCTCAACAAGATCGCCGACCGGATGGAGGCGAACCTCGAGCAACTCGCGGTCGCCGAGAGCTGGGAGAACGGCAAGCCGGTACGGGAGACCCTGGCCGCGGACATCCCGCTCGCCATCGACCACTTCCGCTACTTCGCCGGGGTTCTGCGCGCCCAGGAGGGCTCGCTGAGCGAGGTCGACGACGACACCATCGCGTACCACTTCCATGAGCCGCTCGGCGTCGTGGGCCAGATCATTCCGTGGAACTTCCCGATCCTGATGGCGACCTGGAAGCTGGCGCCCGCGCTGGCCGCGGGCAACGCGGTGGTACTGAAGCCGGCCGAGCAGACTCCGGCGTCCATCCACTTCTGGATGAGCCTGGTGGCCGATCTGCTGCCGCCCGGCGTCGTCAATATCGTCAACGGCTTCGGCGTGGAGGCCGGCAAGCCGCTCGCCTCCAGCCCGCGCGTCGCGAAGATCGCGTTCACCGGCGAGACCACGACGGGGCGGCTGATCATGCAGTACGCCTCCGAGAACATCAAACCGGTCACGCTGGAACTCGGCGGCAAGTCGCCGAACATCTTCTTCGACGACGTATGGGCGGCCGACGACGACTTCCGCGACAAGGCGCTCGAGGGCTTCACCATGTTCGCCCTCAACCAGGGCGAGGTCTGCACATGTCCGTCGCGTGCGCTGATCCAGCGCGGGCACTACAGCGAATTCCTGGAAGCGGGCATCGCCCGCACCGAGAAGATCGTGTCGGGCCACCCGCTGGACACCGACACGATGATCGGCGCGCAGGCCTCCAACGACCAGCTCCAGAAGATCCTTTCGTATCTGGACATCGGTCAGCAGGAGGGTGCGAAGATCCTGACGGGCGGTCAGCGCATCGAATACGAGGGCGAGTTGGCGGGCGGTTACTACGTCCAGCCGACGATCTTCGAGGGCGACAACCGCATGCGGGTCTTCCAGGAGGAGATCTTCGGCCCGGTCGTCGCCGTCACGTCCTTCTCGGACTTCGACGACGCGATCAAGACGGCGAACGACACGCTGTACGGGCTCGGCGCGGGCGTGTGGACCCGGGACATCAACACCGCCTACCGGGCTGGGCGCGCCATCCAGGCGGGACGGGTCTGGACCAACTGCTACCACGCCTACCCGGCGCACGCGGCGTTCGGCGGCTACAAGCAGTCGGGCATCGGCCGCGAGAACCACAGGATGATGCTGGACCACTACCAGCAGACGAAGAATCTCCTGGTGAGCTATTCACCGAAGAAGCTCGGCTTCTTCTAG
- a CDS encoding GMC family oxidoreductase, which produces MPAESPVHEFDYVVVGGGTAGAVIAARLTEDPDVSVCVLEAGPSDVSNESILRLDRWMALLESCYDWDYPVEPQENGNSFLRHARAKVLGGCSSHNSCIAFWAPAEDLDEWGSLGCTGWSAEDCFPLYQRLETNDAPGEHHGRSGPVIIRTVPPNDPCGRALLAACATANIPTTPFNTGVTVVRGAHWFQINCRPDGIRSSASVSYLHPILGKRPNLEVRTDLQAKRLVFDGDRRCTGVEYLEPDTIHSAAVTARREVIVCCGAIDSPKLLMLSGIGPADHLRDCGVDVRVDSPGVGSHLQDHPEGVIMWEAKQPMVTSSTQWWEIGIFADTEPGLDRPDLMFHYGQVPFDMNTYRRGYPTSDNAFCLTPNVTRARSMGTVRLRSRDFRDKPKVDPRYFTHEHDIRVMTYGLRLARQIASRAPMAEWAGPELAPGPALQSDEELFSYIRETHNTVYHPAGTVRMGAADDADSPLDPQLRVKGVSGLRVADASVMPFLPTTNPCITTMMIGEKCSDMIKAT; this is translated from the coding sequence ATGCCTGCAGAAAGCCCCGTCCACGAGTTCGACTATGTGGTGGTCGGCGGCGGCACGGCCGGCGCCGTCATCGCCGCGCGACTGACCGAGGACCCGGACGTCAGCGTCTGTGTGCTGGAGGCCGGTCCGTCGGACGTGAGCAACGAAAGCATCCTCCGGCTCGACCGGTGGATGGCTCTGCTGGAGTCCTGTTACGACTGGGACTACCCGGTGGAGCCGCAGGAGAACGGCAACAGCTTTCTGCGGCACGCCCGCGCCAAGGTGCTCGGCGGCTGCTCCTCGCACAACTCCTGCATCGCCTTCTGGGCGCCGGCGGAGGACCTCGACGAGTGGGGTTCGTTGGGCTGTACGGGCTGGAGCGCCGAGGACTGCTTCCCGCTCTACCAGCGCCTGGAGACCAATGACGCGCCCGGAGAGCACCACGGCCGCTCGGGCCCGGTCATCATCCGCACCGTCCCGCCGAACGACCCGTGCGGAAGGGCGCTGCTGGCCGCATGCGCGACTGCGAACATCCCCACGACGCCGTTCAACACCGGCGTCACGGTGGTGCGCGGCGCCCACTGGTTCCAGATCAACTGCCGTCCGGATGGCATCCGTTCGTCCGCGTCGGTGTCGTATCTGCACCCGATCCTCGGCAAGCGGCCGAACCTGGAGGTACGTACCGATCTTCAGGCCAAGCGGCTGGTGTTCGACGGGGACCGGCGCTGCACCGGTGTGGAGTACCTGGAGCCGGACACCATTCACAGCGCCGCGGTCACGGCGCGTCGCGAAGTCATCGTCTGCTGCGGGGCCATCGACTCGCCGAAGCTGCTGATGCTCTCGGGCATCGGGCCGGCGGACCATCTGCGGGACTGCGGAGTGGACGTGCGGGTGGACTCCCCCGGCGTCGGCTCGCATCTGCAGGACCATCCGGAGGGCGTGATCATGTGGGAGGCGAAGCAGCCCATGGTCACCTCCTCCACGCAGTGGTGGGAGATCGGCATCTTCGCGGACACCGAACCGGGCCTCGACCGGCCGGACCTGATGTTCCACTACGGCCAGGTGCCGTTCGACATGAACACCTACCGGCGCGGATACCCGACGTCCGACAACGCCTTCTGTCTCACCCCGAACGTCACCCGGGCCCGGTCCATGGGCACGGTGCGGCTCCGCTCCCGCGACTTCCGTGACAAGCCGAAGGTCGACCCGCGGTACTTCACGCACGAGCACGACATCCGGGTGATGACGTACGGTCTGCGGCTCGCCCGTCAGATCGCCTCGAGGGCGCCGATGGCGGAGTGGGCAGGCCCGGAGCTCGCTCCGGGCCCGGCGCTGCAGTCCGACGAGGAGCTGTTCAGCTATATCCGCGAAACGCACAACACCGTCTACCATCCGGCGGGCACGGTGCGGATGGGCGCGGCGGACGACGCCGATTCGCCGCTCGATCCGCAGCTGCGGGTCAAGGGCGTCAGCGGGCTGCGGGTGGCCGACGCGTCCGTGATGCCGTTCCTGCCGACGACCAATCCGTGCATCACCACGATGATGATCGGCGAGAAGTGCTCCGACATGATCAAGGCGACCTGA